The genomic stretch cgcaccaatcttcgtcaagaagaaccctatattgttgccttggcagtccctcattgtggtcaattgtctcgcgcacactgaacgtgcgattgaatcggtcgaaagaagtcacttgatgagtgttcgcttttgccgactgctgttgcataaatttcatgcaactatcgcttaatagttgaccagcttgcctaacatcaccccatctcctgcctcttgttgagaagagtgaagccatcctaaagtatgtggcTTCCACCAGTGCTGTGATTGGTAGGTTACggatgcctttgaaaacgccattcatggattccacgagattagttgtcatatggccccatcgcacgccattgtcgtaagcccttgtccatttgtccctggaaagattatctacccaagtacctgcctctggatttgtcattacaatctcactccgataatgctggaatgtgggttgggtcaacgcataaccagcattgactagggcctttcttagatgtctgtccttgatctcccgcatgaagttttgggctatgtggcgaatacaatatacgtgttttgaaggggggtcatgccatccgttcgctggattgttgtaagcactctctatggaagcgtgcctatcagagattaaacatatgtcaggctggggagcaacatgttcccggaggttccttagaaagaaacttcaAGCCGCtgcagtttcaccttcgacgatagcaaatgccactggaaatatgttgctgttaccgtcttgtgcaaccgccatgagcatggttcctttgtatttgccgtataaccatgtcccatcaatttgaagtatgggtttacagtgtgcaaaacctcggacgcaaggtttgaacgcccaaaaaagccgatggaatattccgtttccctggacagggtttccatccggggcatgcgcgggcagtgtctctagaatcgtaacagtgccaggtgcgtaactgtgtagcgcattgaggtatcggggaagaattttgtatgactcctcccagttgccgtagactgtctcaattgcctttgtttttgcaacccacgcctttctgtaagatggagtgtagttgaaggttgtgaCGATGTgggatattatatttttaaccatCAGAGACGGATCGgagcttatgagaggcaagatctcctggcacataagatcggcactgagttttgtatgatcctgggaattgttagggttgacacacgtgtgtttctgcgtaatcgaccctattttccatgcattgcttctcttcctataagaggccaacagtctgaacccgcactctggatttttacaagtgattacataccgttccaggtttgaacgatctacttcaaaatcaacgttgttcgccatgtgccatttttttattcttctcagacatgcctccttagacggaaacttgtctccttcctttaattcttcgTCGTTTTGGATGTAGGGCGTGAAGAAGATgtcagatgatggttcgtcaccttggaggttcaagttacccatatgtgctggaggtgcgtacgcATGAGCTTGAGGCACCAAGGTTTGctgctcgtcgtcggattcctcgttgaccatgtcatCAAATTCGGTTTCcagatcgtcttcttcctcgtcaatgacgtcaacctcgtcttgctcgttgactggtgggtcaaTAACCTGTGACTGGACAACATTAGTTTCTTGTGTCTCAGCCTGAAGAGTGACGTACAGCTCGATGGAATCCAACCCACAGTATTCGTGGGTGGTGAACATATCTTGCAAGTCTTCGTCATTGGCAATCTCCATTtcgtaaaacttgacggtgttgtcttcattgaaattgggacattggtaaaaaacgcttgcaataggacccattgcaatcttagagtaCAGTCGTTGAATGAACCCGAAGTCTTTTCCCAACCAACACCACCGCCACGACTAAACACATTTGAGGgaatgggtaaccgactttacaacatcggttttccggataattatgggggcatcgacgaattcatagacagcgatccacgtgacatcccagtaccagccccggtgacacaaacccaacaagaagcacaaaggggcaggggtagggctagggcaagaggcggtgtcaatattcgcggcggaatcaacgatcgcggtaaacgGCTCATTACAAGACCAGGttgcggaacggatggctatcttggtgatggcCGTCATTGATCATTTTGTTGTACTTTTCATTAGTCTTCTGTGTCGTTTCTGAATTTGATTGTAACCGATGTTTAgcttttaaattatattgtaatcgatgttcagtttttaaaaaatattgtaatcgatgtttagtttttaatttatattgcaatCGATGTTACACTTTTGATTATCGTTTTCTGCATTTCATTTAAAGCCGAAAAAAATATTCTactaatttttttaagtaaacatcataacaaataaaaaaaaaattatcattttcccaatttaaaatgaattaaaaaaaaattgaaaaaaaaaaataaaaaaaaaagcccTAGAACTatggcgccaaatggtttggcttctagggcaaaaccctagacttatgagccattccatttggcgcatgcaATGGGAATTTTAGGGcaagccatttcatttggcgcatgcacccaaaatatacacctatgcgccatttcatttggcgcattcagtGTTCTGGTatgccaaacctagacagtttggtaaataccccgaaaacatggtttttttcgtattttttttatgaaacctagatatttaaattttttttccatatatttatattaatttattaataaataaaataaattttaatttattttaattaaaaaatatttatactaaTAAAAAAGTGATAGTATAGATAATGTTGAATTTAATCAACAAGATATGATTGACTACTTAGTGATAATTTACAAAAAGAATTAGAAAAGAGAGATGCTCAGATAATGTTACCATATTTTAAAAGTTGTCaattgaagagttcaagattttTTTATGCATTTCGAATGGATATAGAAGAACAGCTaacaaattatttttgaattaattcaaGGTCTAGAATAGCTTACAAATATTTTGGTGATGTTGTGACTTCTGAACCAACATACTtaacaaatatatacaaaatgCCTTTTGTTCTTTTCAATGGAGTTAATCATCACTGACAATTCATTATTTTTGGTTGTGCCCTTTTTGGGGTGAAACTGAAGAAGTTTTATGTGGTTGCTAAGTACTTGGTTAGAAGCAATGTATGGAGTTTGTCCTAAAACATTATTGTAATCAAGAGGTCGCTATTAATAATGCACTTGCAAGGGTGTTTCCACGTGTTAACCATCATATTTGTATGTGGCACATTGAGAAAAACATTTAAATGTACTTGAGTAATATCTATTATGTAAAAGGCTCACTCAAACAAatgagagagacaccacatattcatccaaaaccttaatgtgataggtgtatgagttttctcacttataaagtgtttaaCCTCCATTTTTCCAAGCAATGAAGGACTTAGAACTTACACTTTGTTTCTCAAAACCACTCACACTTATTTCTCAATAATTCCCCCTAAATGTGAGTTTATTCATTATGCTCCCCCTTAAGTGCAAGCTCTTTCATCCACATACTTGTACCACCATTGATAAACACACTTACTCATCATGGGCACTACAACTGGACACACCGCATGACTACCACCATGTCAGGAAGACTTTCAATACAAGGAGTTAGTCCCTTACTCGAACTAGACTTTGATACCATTGATGGGTCATCAGGAGGAGAAGCATTTACATTGGGTTAAAGACTCGCCTAAATTTACATATAATTGGTtagaaagatttaaaaaaattaagtgcAAGATTGGGAGATTTTTCACATCTTCAGCTCCTTTTAATATTGATAAtgaaaattgatttgtcttgtttttcgctcaacatcaTAACCTGGTCACTTtccttttttatagttttttgtcTGATGATTCTTATGATTAACTTTGCCTTCAAAACCTCAAAAAAATTTAACCTACAGAGCACATAAAACCATAATCACATCTTTTAAAATAGTTCTTAAGAGGAATAATGAGAAGTTAGAAGATTTTAATTCGTCTAGAGGCCTCCGACAAGGCAACCCATTATCTCTTGATGACAGTCTGTCATCATAAtattttatcactagtttctagTATTTTTAGTAGTATTTAGAGGAGAATTACATTGTTTAAAGATAAATTTTGCAATATTTGAGATAAAGGAGAAAACAGTAATTCAATCATATCTTGAGCTTAGTATCTCCGATTGAGGTGATACTAACGGAAAATGGAAGCTAACAAAATAGTTAGTTATTAGAAAAATCGTAGTGTGATTACTTTAAATTGCGACGCAATTTGGACACATGTTTTTCCCATTATAAAAGGAACAACATGCAGAATTTTTAGAAAGTAGAGTTTTATAACAATTTGATAACTGCAAGGATTTTAGAAACAGAGATTGGAGGTTTTCATCCACTGAAGACTAATTTCCATCTCTAAATTCTTGTATCTTTCTTTTAAACTTGTTGTATCTTTCTTAGATTAGGCCTTTTGAGATGAATTTATTTTGATATGTTTGAACCATGTAATTGGTCAAATACTATTCACAATTATAGTATTATTCAGTTATATTAGTtcttaatattttttgtatttttaagattatttggattaatcaaagttttaaaTTATTGTTAACCCTAACTTTTGAAACCTGATTTAATTTAACTGTTCAAAATTAGTAATTACTTTATGATTAGAGAATTATAATTTTGTGATATAAGAATTAACATGCaataaaatatgttttgatttcaaaCTCACGTAAGAGATTAAATGAATGTTATTAAAAGAGAGGGTTATACAATAAGGAATTTGGTAAAACCATTTTGTTAATTCATCGTGATATTAGAAGAACACTTTGAGGGAATAGAAGCAATTACCAAACAGTGACAAATAAAGAATTCGAGAAAGGCTTGATCTTTTTTTAATCATTGATAATttcctctttttattttattttctgttgaaAATCAATCTTCTATGAAAATCCCTCAATTCATCGTGGTATTGTGTTGTGATTAAGCAATCCCTATGGATATGaactttttataaatattattatttgacaACAAGTTTAGTACACTTGTTAAGTATCCATCAAATTTCGGGCATTGTTGTCGGagattgttaattaattttaacaaagCAATTAAATTGTGtttaagatttatttttatttatagttttatagtttttagttttatttttattttttatattattgtttttgttattaatttttgttattttcaacTATTCTTgcgtattaattattttttagggttaaatactattcaccccctgccaaattagcgagattcggttttcccccttattaaaaaaaatttagccttgaccccttaacaaaaaaaattctgttttcaggaaccccctatcccttgtttggctgactgggcgagGGGAATCTTGTTGACTAGGCATGATATCTTGCTGACTAGGCATGGTATCTTGCTGACTGGGCATGTTTTTGGAAAGCTTGCAAAATTATGGTATCTTGCTGACTGGACATGTTTTTGAAAAGCTTGCAAAATTGCaaataatcaaacttgcaaaaactAGGTTTCGAACCCAGGTAACAATGGTTAATAGATGCACAACCAACCACCGAAGCACAATGCTGAATCCTATTATAATTTCCAaagcaaataaatatatatattacgtttatatattactttatttatttatttattaatatactttattactaatatattaatatatgtttatatattactttattaatgtttattaacattttaatgttatatatatattttaaattttttaaatttaactgttaatgttatatatatttttaatgttataaaaatttaacattttaatgttatatatatttaatattataaaaatttaacattttaatgttatatatGTTAACTGTTAAatttaacattttaatgttatatatattttgtaaattttttataaatatatatattaacgtaaataaaaattttacaaataaaaatatattaacgtaaataaaaacgtaaattttacatatttatatatattttaaatttattaaaaattttaaatatttttaataaaaacgttaataaatatatatagatttaataaaaaaaattataaatttttaacattttataaatattaactttttaacattttacaaatattaatattattttataataacttaaaaaagctgtacataaaaaatatttaaataattatataaatgtattatttaattattataaaatatttaaatgtattttaattaatatatgcatgttttgttgttaattaaaattattaactttttatataaatgtaaattaaaacgttttttttaaatataattattaaataatacatttatataattatttaaatattttatatatacaacttttttaaatataactGTTCTGGCCTGGGCCGAGCAAGCCCAGCTCTTCtcactagccgagcaggcccaaatcattgggcccatttactggataaccgtcaagagatatccacgcacgaagaccacgcgtcacgcagcgggggattcggtcaaccatctccgaaccctacgctatgctcatccagaacgtgggtcacctgctgactctgccctagcacaaggacgttctggcagtttcctagcacgtgggcctccaattggatttggcccaattaggaaaccttggcccagcgctgggggctacaaataccctctttcaccagagggtcaggtattctattcttcactctcaaccctcattctctgatagctactaacttaagcatcggagaaccttgcaggtacccccccatcttgctctccaagccagattccgctgccttgacgattcttctgattaggtacgatcagtggcgccgtctgtgggaatcttgctcccccttctttaacaaagatcaaagcataaactttcacgatcgtcatggctaacaacaacaacatcccaaactCCGATCCCTTCCTCCTGGAACATCTGATCGAAGATTCCACCCGCGAGGTGACGAATCGTCGTCGGCAAGAAGAACCACAACATGCTCTTGCCGGACAGAGAAGACCGAGACATGAGACCTCGCAACCTAGGAGGCAGCGGATCCAGAACATCCAGCAGCTACagggcctccaacaggttcagaatgtcgaacaaaaccctcccgagggacacgttcagaacggggaagacgaGCAGGCCCGAACCCACAATGGGCCTGAACATCCCCAAAATGAGAATGAGACTGACGCTAGAGACGGGCAcgctgcttcctcattcacccacacctccgacagGCAGAGAGCCCGTcatgaagaagaggaggaaccgCTCAACATCCCCGAGGATACTGACCCCATCACTGTCCGCCTGCTCAAAGAACTGCAAAAGACGAACAGCCTCCTCCGACTTCAGGACGACCGTATCCAcgagctggaaaggaagcgacggCGCCGCTCCCCTCCGCGGAGACATTACCAGTCGCGCTtctattcctcctcgcgctcacctcCGAGGAGACACCGTCGGCGTTCCCCATCTTCTTCACGCTCTCCACCTagaagacatcgccgccggagatcatattcccgctctccacAAAGAAAGAGCAGGAAGAATCAGAGACCAGAGGCCACTGAAGCAAGAAGCCTCTCCCCCGAGCAGGGTCATCGGGGCCCTTCCAAGGCTGTGTTTAATTGCAGCAGCAGGCGCCGAGCTAGGCGCCCACCTGCAAAAAGTccaaataacaaataaattaaatggtTAAAGAACGAAACAAATAACATTCTAACTTACCCTCGTCCACAAGGTCGTATAAGAACCTTCCCATCAGCATTCTGCTTGTTTGAATCCATTTCTTGAGGAGTTTTGGGATTCTCCTCTTCTTCTGACTCCTCTGTATATGGAGTTTCGGGATCCTCCTCTTCCGACTCCTCCATAATAGGAGTTTTGGGATCCTCCTCCTCCACTAGCTCCTCCTTCTCCTCTATATGTTCACTACTATTTGATTGATTCAATAGACCAATATTTTGCTCTAGTTCTCCGTGCTCAGTCCAGATCGAATAGTTTGGTTTAAAACCACTCTTGTACAAATGACCTTTCACATCTCTTGGAGTGAAAGACTTTAGACACTTGCACGATTCACATGGACACTTGATCTTTCTCTCAGACAAAAAGCAGGGTTGTTCCTTAGCCTTCTTAATAAACTCCTGAACTCCGTTAATAAACTCAAATTTCAAGCCTCTTCTATGAGGATTGAacctatcgtacatccaactacgatccattcTCTGCATATTACGCATATAATTATTAGCTATCAAGGGGGTACTGGTCACACTTTAAAAATTTTAACAGCAAAAACCTCTGTATTATAGACAATTGTAAAAAAACAAGTCCgaaaaaaagtatatatatgaTAAGTATGTGCATAGTTTCTGAATTATCAGCACGCAGCTAACATATTGGATCTTAGACAGGATCGCGCACTACTGAGCTCAACTGTCCGCTTACAAACAACACAAACAGACAAATACATAAAAATTTACTAAATTATCAGCATACAACCAACGCCTTATTGAGCTTTACTCTCTACTAACAAACAACATATCATTCCCAAAAATGTGTTCCATTAACATCACAGATAACATTGCTTACATACTTTGAACTCCTAATATAAGCTATGAGTGCACCAGAGTCAAGTCACaaacaaaaaattacaaaagaGCCAGTGAGGAACAAAACTACATCAACTTAGTATTGTATGTCTAAAGCTACATGGTATGATAGTGTTATTTTTTTAGCTAAACGATTCCACCATACATTTTGTTTCAGATGTTCAATAATTTACTTGCTATTGCTTAGGAAATTATGTAACTATCCTACCAAGTTAAGTTTCACCAAAGAGCCCTAAAAGTTAGCCCTAATTTGCTAATGTATAGAAAAGAACACAGACCTTGCGTTGCGAGATACGGTGTAGATTAAAGGAGCACTCTCGCAGCTTCAGAAATGGTGCTTCTTGGCGGCTACAGTGGAGAAACGGGTAGAATGGGAAATGTGGAGATAGGGTTTACTACAGTGTAGCGTCCAATTGGATCGCGGCAAATTTTCATTTGATAAATGTAGCGTCCATTATCACACCGTCGTAACAAAGAGAAAATGGTTAAAGTGAATACAATAGGACCTTGAAATTTGGTTGGGTTCAATTATTCTCTCCCATgtcatatatttatattaatttattaataaataaaataaaattttataagtaTCAGATatacctaagagggggggtgaattaggtactttataagTTTTTCgattttatggtgtaaagtgattatttttctggtttatggtgatgttactaaaagatgtaaagtgcagaaaaataaatgacacaaggatatatcctggttcccctcacaaaccgagagtactccagtccccttacgcagtaagagatttcaatataattggtatcttgtacaagcctaaccaaacaccaagaacaatcctcttggaccaagaacaatcctcttggatttttcactaagaccacttatgagaacaatcctctcaaagtgtctaacttgtttccaacaatcctggataacaagaatacaacaagtatttgattttgtataagagtttgaatagtagaacaatgtatcaatcacttgattgatcttcccttccaatgataataattcacaattctttaaagtaatagattgctcaaaatattttctagtttggatgatatgaaagtgtgtagaaaatatcttgaaaaagattgaagaaaaaaataatgtgaatttctgaaaatttctaagagtttttgattggaagaggtgaagaatgaatttgaaattttgagtatatatagatgttcataacacctcttgaaatatcacaagtttctgtattttaatcatgaaccattgccaagattaaaggaaaggttttaatgaaaaggtgtttgagaaggtgtaatgaaaagatgttgtttttcaaaaacgttcagcaagcaatcgattgcacctttgtgcaaatcgattgcacaacttctaacagtcaaaaaattcaaaaaaccttcagtgcaaatcgattgctatattgtgcaaatcgatttacacaagcaaaaacagaagcgcatgtaaaaaccttcagcaagcaatcgatttacagtaagtgtaaatcgatttacacttagtAAAAAAGCAGTTTTTGTTTATGAAACTTGAGATTTAAGAAGGAGTATGCTATGCAATTTTGTGGTTTGATttttgagcatctaagactttaagtaattgataattatgattatacctattccaaagaatccatagcttgaatcaaagtctttacacatgatgctttatcttgaatatcatcttttccttcttgtcatgtatgatttgtcttcatcaaaacaaaagatcttccattgagaatcttgatttcacaaattttaatttattttaattaaaaatatatttatactaATAGAAAAGTGATAGTATAGATAATGTTgaatttaatcaacaaaatatgatTGACTACGTAGTGATAATTGACAAAAAGAATTAGAAAAGGGAGATGCTCAGTTAATGTTACCATATTTTAAAAGTTATCAATTGAAGAGCCCAAGATTTTTTTATGCATTTCAAATGGATGTAGAAGAACAGCTAACAAATTGCTTTTGGGTTGATTCAAGATCTAGAATAGCTTATAAATATTTTGGTGATGTTGTGACTTTTGAACCAACATACTTAGCAAATAGATACAAAATGCCTTTTGTTTATTTCACTGGAAGTTAATCATCACCGACAATTCATTATTTTTGGTTGTGCTCTTTTATGGGGTGAAACTGAAGAAAGTTTTATGTGGTTGCTAAGTACTTGGTTAGAAGCAATGTATGGAGTTTGTCCTAAAACATTATCCTAATCAAGACGTCGCTATTAATAATGCAGTTGCAAGGGTGTTTCCACGTGTTAATCATCATATTTGTATGTGGCACATTGAGAAAAACATTTAAATGTACTTGAGTAATATCTATCATGTGTAAGACTCACTCGAACAAatgagagagacaccacatattcatccAAAACCTTAATGTGATAGGTGTATGTGtcttctcacttataaagtgttcaacctCCATTTTTCCAAGCAATGAAGGACTTAGAACTTACACTTTGTTTCTCAAAACCACTCACACTTATTTCTCAATAATCCCCCATAAGTGTGAGTTTATTTATTATGCTCCCCCTTAAGCGCAAGCTCTTTCATCCGCATACTTGTACCACCATTGACAAACACACTTACTCATCATGGGCACTACAACTGGACACGCTGCATGACTACCACCATGCCAATAAGACTTTCAATACAAGAAGTTGGTCCCTTACTTGAACTAGACTTTGATACCATTGATGGTCATCAGGAGGGGAAGCATTACATTGGGTTAAAGACTCGCCTAAATTTACATATAATTGGTtagaaagatttaaaaaaattaagtgcAAGATTGGGAGATTTTTCACATCTTCAGCTCCTTTCAATATTGATAATGAAAATTGATTTGTCTCGTTTTTCGCTCAACATCATAACCTAGTCAACTTtccttttttatagttttttgcCTGATGATGCTTATGATTAACTTTGCCTTGttgagttgtcatcatcaaaacctcaAAAAAATTTAACCTACAGAGCACATAAAACCATAATCACATCTTTTAAAATAGTTCTTAAGAGGAATAATGAGAAGTTATAAGATTTTAATTCGTCTAGAGGCCTCCGACAAGGAAACCCATTATCTCTAGATGACAGTCTGTCATCATAAtattttatcactagtttctagTATTTTTAGTAGTATTTAGAGG from Vicia villosa cultivar HV-30 ecotype Madison, WI linkage group LG4, Vvil1.0, whole genome shotgun sequence encodes the following:
- the LOC131598423 gene encoding uncharacterized protein LOC131598423, with the protein product MDRSWMYDRFNPHRRGLKFEFINGVQEFIKKAKEQPCFLSERKIKCPCESCKCLKSFTPRDVKGHLYKSGFKPNYSIWTEHGELEQNIGLLNQSNSSEHIEEKEELVEEEDPKTPIMEESEEEDPETPYTEESEEEENPKTPQEMDSNKQNADGKVLIRPCGRGWAPSSAPAAAIKHSLGRAPMTLLGGEASCFSGLWSLILPALSLWRAGI